The following proteins come from a genomic window of Planctomycetota bacterium:
- a CDS encoding gamma-glutamyl-gamma-aminobutyrate hydrolase family protein, whose translation MTHPRIGLNCDISAAHGTEVAKVNWAYVSGVVAAGGVPVLLAPVDEMRIASMLDVLDGLVLTGGRDYDPAGYGRPRDEKCVLLDPRRDRFDRRLVLAALARGIPTLGICGGAQLINIAKGGTLYQHIPDRFGAAIRHEWSGGEEPFHEVEVEEGSRLASIVGAGRLEVNSSHHQAVELVGEGLRVVARSADGVVEAIEGVGEPFLLGVQWHPERLPHRPVHQALFRTLVEVARRA comes from the coding sequence CCCAAGGATCGGGCTCAATTGCGACATCTCCGCCGCACATGGCACTGAGGTGGCCAAGGTCAACTGGGCATACGTCTCCGGGGTCGTCGCCGCGGGGGGCGTTCCCGTGCTCCTTGCTCCCGTGGATGAGATGCGGATTGCTTCGATGCTGGACGTCCTGGATGGCCTCGTGTTGACGGGAGGACGCGACTACGATCCGGCCGGTTACGGGCGGCCGAGAGACGAGAAGTGCGTGCTGCTCGACCCGCGACGCGACCGATTCGACCGCCGGCTGGTCCTTGCCGCGCTGGCGCGAGGGATTCCGACGCTGGGAATCTGCGGCGGCGCGCAACTGATCAATATTGCGAAGGGGGGAACACTGTACCAGCACATTCCCGACCGATTCGGCGCGGCGATCCGACACGAGTGGTCGGGGGGCGAAGAGCCGTTCCACGAGGTCGAAGTAGAGGAGGGATCGCGGCTCGCCAGCATCGTTGGCGCGGGGCGCCTTGAGGTGAACAGCTCACACCATCAGGCGGTGGAACTCGTGGGAGAGGGCCTGCGCGTTGTGGCCAGGAGCGCCGACGGCGTGGTGGAGGCTATCGAGGGCGTCGGCGAGCCATTCCTGCTTGGCGTCCAGTGGCACCCCGAGCGCCTCCCGCACCGTCCTGTGCATCAGGCGCTCTTTCGCACCCTCGTCGAGGTGGCGAGGCGGGCTTGA
- a CDS encoding sugar phosphate isomerase/epimerase family protein, with protein MKVGLSALVTPREWSFSELVGQARGAGYEALEVVPREGSELTLDTPEAALAALSNVARDAGIEITSLCGSGGKPSNLMTSDEAERRAGIETTKAMLRTAKALGADTILHTIGGRPNADLYYHVAYANALRSLQELAPAAEAIGVNIGVEYVWNGFLTSPLEMAQFLDQVGSPRVGFYFDPGNMRIFHQSEHWVRICGRHIKKVHAKDFSWEKMVVQWPPLLKGQVNFPAVMRELRAAGYGGALISEVPPSVASLADTAAAIRQLIEMAGA; from the coding sequence ATGAAGGTGGGACTGAGTGCGCTGGTGACGCCGAGAGAGTGGAGCTTCAGCGAGCTCGTGGGGCAGGCCAGGGGCGCGGGTTACGAGGCCCTCGAGGTCGTGCCCCGCGAGGGGAGTGAACTGACTCTGGATACGCCGGAGGCCGCGCTCGCCGCCTTGAGCAACGTGGCCAGGGACGCAGGGATTGAGATCACATCGCTGTGCGGCAGCGGCGGCAAGCCCTCGAACCTGATGACCAGCGACGAAGCCGAGCGGCGGGCGGGGATCGAGACCACGAAGGCGATGTTGCGCACGGCGAAGGCCCTGGGCGCCGATACCATCCTGCACACGATCGGCGGCAGGCCGAACGCGGACCTCTACTACCACGTGGCCTACGCCAACGCCCTGCGGTCGCTCCAGGAGCTGGCTCCTGCGGCGGAGGCGATCGGTGTGAACATCGGCGTGGAGTACGTGTGGAACGGCTTCCTCACCAGCCCCTTGGAGATGGCGCAGTTCCTCGACCAGGTGGGCAGCCCGCGGGTGGGCTTCTACTTCGACCCGGGCAACATGCGAATCTTCCACCAATCGGAGCACTGGGTGCGAATCTGCGGGCGGCACATCAAGAAGGTGCATGCCAAGGACTTCTCGTGGGAGAAGATGGTGGTGCAGTGGCCGCCGCTGCTGAAGGGCCAGGTGAACTTCCCTGCGGTGATGCGCGAGCTGCGGGCCGCCGGCTACGGGGGCGCGCTGATCTCCGAGGTGCCGCCGTCGGTGGCGTCGCTGGCCGACACGGCGGCGGCGATCCGCCAGCTCATTGAGATGGCGGGTGCGTGA
- a CDS encoding GNAT family N-acetyltransferase — MCDLLNEVFASARVSPEGWMRWTERGFTAPVARVKGRVAGAIPLFRRVYRVAPGAEVVAFVENRVGVAEPLRDQGIGTGMQACAKEFLRGRGDILLVYRGAERSKGYRFYERNGLHDISYPLAVTLEPASASAPGTRWVSEDEFLSHAKLWHEIFAACYARFGGYPARHPGYLGDILGSVTWREAMRQEFSHCVLEEGGRPIGYLVLGLRHGVLQVMELAVLGGSPEAASALLAAARGRGAPVRCYATRGCLLTPALRRLGASFPARETGAMMLMVHVLDIEAVARKVWRDVPALRDVEVRVWTPEREGLLHAPANARRSVTLELKEPTLARLLMRRLDVARAVSEEWITLAGDEPGDAEALSDAFDPCPWVYHPIDYL, encoded by the coding sequence GTGTGCGACCTGCTCAACGAGGTGTTCGCCTCCGCAAGAGTGTCGCCCGAGGGCTGGATGCGCTGGACCGAGCGCGGGTTCACGGCGCCCGTGGCGCGGGTGAAGGGCAGGGTCGCGGGCGCCATCCCGCTCTTCCGCCGCGTCTACCGCGTGGCCCCCGGCGCCGAGGTCGTCGCCTTCGTGGAGAACAGGGTGGGCGTGGCCGAGCCGCTGCGCGACCAGGGCATCGGCACAGGCATGCAGGCCTGCGCCAAGGAGTTCCTCAGGGGACGAGGCGACATTCTGCTTGTCTACCGCGGTGCCGAGCGCAGCAAGGGCTACCGCTTCTACGAGCGCAATGGGCTGCATGACATTTCGTACCCCCTTGCCGTCACGCTGGAGCCCGCAAGCGCAAGCGCCCCCGGGACGCGGTGGGTCAGCGAAGACGAGTTCCTGAGCCACGCGAAGCTATGGCACGAGATTTTCGCCGCGTGCTACGCGCGATTCGGCGGATACCCGGCGCGGCACCCAGGGTATCTGGGGGATATTCTCGGCAGCGTGACATGGCGAGAGGCGATGCGTCAGGAGTTCTCCCATTGCGTGCTGGAGGAGGGCGGCCGCCCGATCGGCTACCTGGTGCTTGGCCTGCGCCACGGCGTGTTGCAGGTGATGGAACTGGCCGTGCTGGGCGGGTCGCCGGAGGCGGCCAGCGCCCTGCTGGCCGCCGCGCGCGGCCGGGGAGCGCCCGTGCGCTGCTATGCGACCCGCGGTTGCCTGCTTACCCCGGCCCTGCGGCGGCTCGGCGCGAGTTTCCCTGCGCGCGAGACCGGCGCGATGATGCTGATGGTGCACGTGCTGGACATCGAGGCCGTTGCCCGAAAGGTCTGGCGCGACGTGCCGGCCCTCCGCGACGTGGAGGTGCGGGTGTGGACGCCCGAGCGGGAGGGTCTCCTGCACGCTCCGGCGAACGCCCGGCGCTCGGTAACTCTCGAATTGAAGGAGCCCACGCTGGCCCGGCTGCTGATGCGGCGCCTGGACGTGGCCCGCGCGGTGTCGGAGGAGTGGATCACCCTGGCGGGGGATGAGCCGGGCGACGCCGAGGCCCTGTCCGACGCGTTCGACCCCTGCCCCTGGGTCTACCACCCGATTGATTACCTTTGA
- a CDS encoding peptidylprolyl isomerase, whose amino-acid sequence MQLRNAVGGVMLFLAIGTAGSLSWAADAPAKEKEPAGKAEEPRKAAKEDEGLSEDVVAKVDTVMITRADLTLVRRQILAVNPNAQMPNNKQLVEQLIERVLWSRYFEKEGLRASGADIQRAIQQLDAELRQRGANYQRWIASRGLTAEEHAGMLAFELATARLRERLEGDVKEEDIKKEFEAHPEWYDGSRVRLSQIFIETSDIQHDPDKLKKAEERIKKIYDELKAGKDFERMARDYSDGVASMRGGDRGWFTRKGAEEDEVLMAAAWDLKVGEYTKPIQGSRGWHIIKVTDREPARLTPFGARANVVAELIRRRATAILDDLKAKTTIERRI is encoded by the coding sequence ATGCAGCTTCGTAACGCGGTCGGCGGAGTCATGCTCTTTCTGGCCATCGGGACAGCCGGTTCGCTGAGCTGGGCGGCCGATGCACCCGCGAAGGAGAAGGAGCCGGCAGGCAAGGCCGAGGAGCCCAGGAAGGCCGCCAAGGAAGACGAGGGCCTCTCGGAGGACGTGGTTGCGAAGGTGGACACCGTGATGATCACCCGCGCCGACCTCACGCTCGTGCGCCGGCAGATTCTCGCGGTGAACCCGAACGCGCAGATGCCCAACAACAAGCAGCTCGTCGAACAGTTGATCGAGCGGGTCCTCTGGTCGCGCTACTTCGAGAAGGAAGGGCTGCGCGCCTCGGGCGCCGACATTCAGCGCGCCATCCAGCAGCTCGACGCCGAGCTGCGCCAGCGCGGCGCCAACTACCAGCGTTGGATCGCCTCGCGCGGCCTCACCGCGGAGGAGCACGCCGGCATGCTCGCCTTCGAGTTGGCCACCGCGCGCCTCCGCGAGCGCCTGGAAGGGGACGTGAAGGAAGAGGATATCAAGAAGGAGTTCGAGGCTCACCCCGAGTGGTATGACGGCAGCCGGGTGCGCCTGAGCCAGATCTTCATCGAGACATCCGACATCCAGCACGACCCTGACAAGCTGAAGAAGGCCGAGGAGCGGATCAAGAAGATCTACGATGAGCTCAAGGCAGGCAAAGACTTCGAGCGCATGGCCCGCGACTACTCGGACGGCGTGGCCAGCATGCGCGGGGGCGACCGCGGCTGGTTCACCCGCAAGGGAGCCGAGGAAGACGAGGTGCTGATGGCCGCAGCCTGGGACCTCAAGGTGGGCGAGTACACCAAGCCCATTCAGGGCAGCCGCGGCTGGCACATCATCAAAGTGACGGATCGGGAGCCGGCGCGCCTGACCCCGTTCGGCGCCCGGGCCAACGTGGTGGCCGAACTCATCCGCCGCCGGGCCACGGCTATCCTCGACGACCTGAAGGCGAAGACGACCATTGAGCGCCGCATCTGA
- a CDS encoding DUF2961 domain-containing protein, with translation MPARIALSLIVGFGPLAVAAELDYCHFLRTLTDLDRLTILDEGVTCKQFSSYDRASKYDANADKYIDWGANGDCGQYIRKEADGDVVMAEMEGPGCIVRIWSANPQGKIRFYLDGDAKPTYEWPFADLFHDKVPPFKLPVCGMDGAGANIYLPIPYAKSCKVTADKAHNQYYHIGYKTFPKTTPVKSFRLPLSKEEEALLGTVIETWKHGVDVDATTAARNRAQELPVGRPVTLLDKEGPGTVVWFLAKLVSDERYALRRVLLRMYWDGEETPSVECPLGDFFGTGFLANPYRSLPLGVGPDGGYCLWRMPFAKKAKIEVVNEGRAPAKLDYAIVCTPGELKPNTAYFHAKFRREDPCKVFDYPILECEGKGRYVGCVLNVDNPDQGWWGEGDEKVYVDGEKFPSTFGTGSEDYFGDAWGFRHFIRPFHGCTLGQGPGFSNKWSVYRWHISDDIPFEKSFRITIENYGKDKDYSSVAYWYQAEPHKDFFTSVPVEGRIPRPKAIPGVVEAEDLKVAGADVVDDVDRMDEFSRGKAIVLRGKSNELSVPVPADDVYVVVLYGAKGEAHAPFEVAVGGKAVGKGDNAFAQSAMFRVGKARLAKGEATLAVKLAEERSLVLDAIQLEPSRKERDAIEAENLAVTAANGPKPEVEDVRLPWSGDSQLLLPATEAGQSVTLALPIKAAGRHVLSARFTRGPDYGQVQAFVGDKPVGDPVDCFAPKPELGPVVSLGKIELSPEANAVTFKVVGKSEKATGFHVGIDFIRLGRIVVENAIEAEKLPVVASDGGRADTQHMGPFGGNNWSGDAQLFFTPKQRGAFVTVELTVPKDGRYDLDVYYTKAGDYGIVQLHLDGTPVGKPFDGFNNGVIPSGKVSYGAVELKAGKHLLKFEVVGKSDASTGFYAGIDCLALTPMQE, from the coding sequence ATGCCCGCCCGGATAGCGCTCTCGCTCATCGTGGGTTTTGGTCCTCTCGCAGTCGCCGCCGAGCTAGACTACTGCCACTTCCTCCGCACCCTCACCGACCTCGACCGCTTGACCATCCTCGACGAGGGCGTCACCTGCAAGCAGTTCTCCAGCTACGACCGAGCCTCGAAGTACGATGCGAACGCCGACAAGTACATTGATTGGGGCGCCAATGGCGACTGCGGGCAGTACATCCGCAAGGAGGCCGATGGCGATGTTGTGATGGCCGAGATGGAGGGGCCGGGCTGCATCGTCCGTATCTGGTCGGCCAATCCCCAGGGCAAGATTCGCTTCTACCTGGATGGCGACGCCAAGCCGACCTATGAGTGGCCTTTTGCCGACCTCTTCCACGACAAGGTGCCCCCCTTCAAGCTGCCCGTCTGCGGCATGGATGGCGCGGGCGCCAACATCTACCTCCCCATCCCCTACGCCAAGTCGTGCAAAGTGACCGCCGACAAGGCCCACAACCAGTACTACCACATCGGCTACAAGACCTTCCCCAAGACCACCCCCGTCAAGTCCTTCCGCCTGCCGCTGTCGAAGGAGGAGGAAGCCCTACTGGGCACGGTCATTGAGACGTGGAAGCACGGTGTAGATGTCGATGCGACGACTGCGGCGCGCAATCGGGCACAGGAGCTGCCGGTCGGGAGGCCGGTGACATTACTTGACAAGGAGGGCCCGGGGACCGTTGTCTGGTTCCTTGCCAAACTCGTCAGCGACGAGCGCTACGCTCTTCGTCGTGTGCTCCTGAGGATGTACTGGGACGGCGAGGAGACGCCAAGCGTCGAGTGCCCCCTGGGCGACTTCTTCGGCACCGGCTTCCTCGCCAACCCCTATAGGTCCCTCCCGCTTGGAGTGGGACCCGATGGCGGCTACTGCCTCTGGCGCATGCCCTTCGCCAAGAAGGCGAAGATCGAAGTCGTCAACGAGGGAAGAGCGCCGGCCAAACTCGACTACGCCATCGTCTGTACGCCCGGCGAGTTGAAGCCCAACACGGCCTACTTCCACGCCAAGTTCCGTCGCGAAGACCCGTGCAAAGTCTTCGACTATCCCATCCTGGAGTGCGAGGGGAAGGGGCGATACGTGGGCTGCGTGCTCAACGTGGATAATCCCGACCAGGGCTGGTGGGGCGAGGGAGACGAAAAGGTCTACGTGGACGGCGAGAAGTTCCCCTCGACGTTCGGCACGGGCTCCGAGGACTACTTCGGCGATGCTTGGGGCTTCCGACACTTCATCCGCCCATTCCACGGCTGCACGCTCGGCCAGGGGCCGGGCTTCTCGAACAAGTGGTCCGTCTACCGCTGGCACATCAGCGACGACATTCCCTTCGAGAAGTCCTTCCGCATCACCATCGAGAACTACGGGAAGGACAAGGACTACAGTTCCGTAGCCTACTGGTATCAGGCAGAGCCGCACAAGGACTTCTTCACGAGCGTGCCGGTCGAGGGACGCATCCCGCGGCCGAAGGCGATCCCTGGCGTTGTCGAGGCCGAGGACCTCAAGGTGGCTGGGGCGGACGTTGTGGACGATGTGGACAGGATGGACGAGTTCAGCCGCGGCAAGGCCATCGTGCTACGCGGGAAGAGCAATGAGCTGTCAGTGCCCGTGCCGGCCGACGACGTCTACGTCGTGGTCCTCTACGGGGCGAAGGGCGAGGCCCACGCTCCGTTTGAGGTCGCCGTCGGCGGCAAGGCGGTCGGGAAGGGCGACAACGCCTTCGCCCAATCCGCGATGTTCCGCGTCGGCAAGGCTCGCCTCGCCAAGGGCGAAGCCACGCTTGCGGTGAAGCTGGCAGAGGAAAGGAGCCTGGTGCTCGATGCGATTCAACTGGAGCCAAGCCGCAAAGAGCGCGACGCGATTGAGGCCGAGAACCTTGCCGTCACAGCGGCCAACGGCCCCAAGCCTGAGGTGGAGGATGTCCGCCTGCCCTGGAGCGGCGACAGCCAGCTTCTCCTCCCCGCGACCGAGGCCGGGCAATCGGTCACGCTGGCCCTGCCCATCAAGGCTGCCGGCCGCCACGTGCTGAGCGCGCGCTTCACGCGCGGGCCAGACTATGGGCAAGTGCAGGCGTTCGTCGGCGACAAGCCGGTTGGCGACCCTGTGGACTGCTTCGCGCCGAAGCCCGAGCTCGGGCCGGTGGTTTCCCTGGGCAAGATCGAGTTGAGCCCGGAGGCGAATGCGGTGACCTTCAAGGTCGTGGGCAAGAGCGAAAAGGCGACAGGATTCCATGTGGGCATTGACTTCATCCGCCTGGGGCGAATTGTGGTCGAGAACGCCATCGAGGCCGAGAAGCTCCCGGTCGTGGCCAGTGATGGCGGCCGCGCCGATACTCAGCACATGGGGCCGTTCGGCGGCAACAACTGGAGCGGCGACGCCCAGCTCTTCTTCACTCCGAAGCAAAGGGGCGCATTCGTCACGGTCGAACTGACCGTGCCGAAGGACGGGCGTTACGACCTGGATGTCTACTACACGAAGGCCGGGGATTACGGCATCGTGCAGCTTCACCTCGATGGCACACCCGTTGGGAAGCCGTTCGATGGCTTCAACAACGGCGTCATACCGAGCGGCAAGGTGTCCTATGGCGCGGTGGAGCTCAAGGCGGGGAAGCATCTGCTCAAGTTCGAGGTCGTGGGCAAGAGCGACGCCTCGACCGGCTTCTACGCGGGCATTGACTGCCTGGCGCTCACGCCTATGCAGGAATAG
- a CDS encoding glycoside hydrolase family 9 protein, producing MHGRHPHRRLTVVLTLALVSVVAGAGEPLTPGHVVTDFGAPPQFTFLGWDNRVKAAQGAVEVNAPNGQGGLGYPLKADLSAFAERTPALTVTVGTGNQAKAILVALHDADDTAHQFTLRLDGIGPGATATVTAEDGASLREPGTVSKAGKQEGFDLANVRQLIVMGNWTPAPVDITLRRLELIEPTPQILAAREGLRKRLAREAEQRRQAEEARAKRKQELLAGAPHPPDGPEVRHIGPAAPDLLVLRIQEKEFIPVPQIPYEPQPGDEVKREGRDEDKVLVVEDGQVRESLMNVVVYRKGARLGNLAVNAKMLKPDDKAVGQDLTVETVDEPSAYRIVGLDDPAWREPAAPASVSWKRKPNAFQSKAFQVHVFLKLPRPLADGKRYRIEFPGVNLRQASVEYVHEPSRTRSEAVHVSAIGFRPDDPFKRGFLSLWLGTGGAHHYAEGLRFHLLDDGTGRAVFDGAAKLLKGADEKEAFKAGRNYSKTDVLGLDFSSFKTSGRYRLYVEDVGCSYPFEIADDVWLRAFQLSMRGLLHHRGGIELGPPFTDYRRPRNMHPADGVKVFASEVSDCEGACNFKELMKRRTDRIVPDAWGGHMDAGDWDRNSAHPAAMWVLLDLYELFPERIGKVKLALPPIEAANAIPDILDEVLWNLDLHRRLQTPEGGVSGGIESTQHPRPGEGSWQESLLLSAYAPDPRSSFIYAASAAKLARLLAAHDKALAATYAASARKAWDWAATQAAPFLGRFDGKRREEIAAGFRDPRNLAAFELWRLTGEAGFHDEFKATTLLLGGPGDVNTQIKAIVAYARLADGQGDAALRDKARQWVLDTAAKALAFADGNAFGVTTWVPLLPPIGFVGYLSTPEMIGAVLPHAWLLTRDPKYLAAAVRACQFSAGANPDNRALTMSLGPDPVRFPLHIDSWVTGQPAPAGITVYGISDPAENFGFDAWAHTWYLQKMVPGSRTWPAHESYWDIYLVPSTNEYTIHQTIIPTAFYWGFLAARDN from the coding sequence ATGCACGGTCGGCACCCCCATCGAAGGCTCACGGTTGTTCTCACGCTGGCGCTCGTGTCAGTCGTCGCCGGGGCCGGCGAGCCACTCACGCCCGGGCATGTGGTCACCGACTTCGGCGCTCCCCCGCAGTTCACGTTCCTGGGGTGGGATAATAGAGTCAAGGCGGCCCAGGGCGCCGTCGAGGTCAACGCGCCGAACGGCCAGGGCGGACTGGGCTATCCCTTGAAGGCTGACCTCTCCGCGTTCGCCGAGCGCACGCCGGCCCTCACCGTCACCGTGGGCACGGGCAACCAGGCCAAGGCCATCCTGGTCGCCCTGCACGATGCCGACGATACGGCGCACCAGTTCACACTTCGCCTGGACGGCATTGGGCCGGGCGCGACCGCGACAGTGACCGCCGAGGACGGGGCTTCGCTGAGAGAGCCCGGAACGGTGTCCAAGGCGGGCAAGCAGGAGGGCTTCGACCTGGCCAACGTCAGGCAACTGATCGTCATGGGCAACTGGACGCCCGCTCCCGTGGATATCACGCTCCGCCGGCTCGAGTTGATCGAGCCGACGCCACAGATCTTGGCGGCTCGCGAGGGCCTGCGCAAGCGTCTCGCACGCGAGGCCGAGCAGCGCCGGCAGGCCGAAGAGGCAAGGGCGAAGCGCAAGCAGGAACTCCTCGCCGGGGCCCCCCATCCACCCGACGGCCCCGAGGTCCGCCACATCGGCCCCGCCGCGCCCGATCTCCTCGTCCTCCGAATCCAGGAGAAGGAGTTCATCCCCGTCCCCCAGATTCCCTACGAACCCCAGCCAGGCGACGAGGTGAAACGCGAGGGAAGGGACGAGGACAAGGTGCTCGTGGTCGAGGACGGCCAGGTCCGCGAGTCGCTGATGAATGTCGTCGTCTATCGCAAGGGTGCCAGGCTGGGCAACCTGGCGGTGAACGCCAAGATGCTCAAGCCCGACGACAAGGCCGTCGGGCAGGACCTGACCGTTGAGACGGTGGACGAGCCGTCGGCCTATCGCATCGTGGGGCTGGACGACCCTGCCTGGAGGGAGCCGGCCGCGCCCGCCAGCGTCTCGTGGAAGCGCAAGCCCAACGCTTTCCAGTCCAAGGCATTCCAGGTGCACGTCTTTCTCAAGCTTCCCCGCCCGCTGGCGGATGGGAAGCGCTACCGCATCGAGTTCCCCGGCGTCAACCTCCGCCAGGCATCGGTGGAGTACGTGCACGAGCCATCGCGGACGCGCAGCGAGGCGGTCCATGTGAGCGCCATCGGCTTCCGCCCCGACGACCCCTTCAAGCGCGGCTTCCTCTCGCTCTGGCTCGGCACCGGCGGCGCACACCACTACGCCGAAGGTCTCCGCTTCCATCTCCTCGACGACGGCACGGGCAGGGCCGTGTTCGACGGCGCCGCCAAGCTCCTGAAGGGCGCCGACGAGAAAGAGGCCTTCAAGGCGGGGCGGAACTACAGCAAGACCGATGTCCTGGGCCTCGACTTCAGCTCGTTCAAGACCTCAGGCCGCTACCGTCTCTATGTCGAGGACGTCGGCTGCTCCTACCCCTTCGAGATAGCGGACGACGTGTGGCTGCGAGCCTTCCAGCTTTCGATGAGGGGGCTGCTGCACCACCGCGGCGGCATCGAGCTGGGCCCGCCCTTCACCGACTATCGCCGCCCGCGCAACATGCACCCGGCCGACGGCGTGAAAGTCTTCGCTTCCGAGGTGAGTGACTGCGAAGGCGCCTGCAACTTCAAGGAGCTGATGAAGCGCCGAACCGACCGCATAGTGCCCGATGCCTGGGGCGGCCATATGGACGCCGGCGACTGGGACCGCAACAGCGCCCACCCCGCGGCCATGTGGGTGCTCCTCGACCTCTACGAGCTTTTCCCCGAGCGCATCGGCAAGGTGAAGCTCGCATTGCCGCCCATCGAGGCGGCGAACGCCATCCCCGACATCCTCGACGAGGTGCTGTGGAACCTCGATCTCCATCGCCGCCTTCAGACCCCCGAGGGTGGCGTCAGCGGCGGCATCGAGTCCACCCAGCACCCGCGCCCCGGCGAGGGAAGCTGGCAGGAGTCGCTCCTCCTGAGCGCCTACGCTCCCGACCCGCGGTCATCGTTCATCTACGCCGCGTCGGCGGCCAAGCTCGCGCGGCTCCTCGCAGCCCACGACAAGGCTCTCGCCGCCACCTACGCCGCCTCCGCGCGGAAGGCGTGGGACTGGGCGGCGACGCAGGCCGCTCCCTTCCTCGGCCGCTTCGATGGAAAGAGGCGGGAGGAGATCGCCGCCGGCTTCCGCGACCCGCGTAACCTGGCCGCCTTCGAACTCTGGCGCCTCACGGGAGAGGCCGGCTTCCACGATGAGTTCAAGGCCACGACCCTGCTGCTCGGCGGTCCTGGCGACGTCAACACGCAGATCAAGGCCATCGTCGCCTACGCCCGCCTGGCCGACGGGCAGGGCGACGCCGCGCTCCGCGACAAGGCGCGCCAGTGGGTCCTCGACACAGCCGCCAAGGCCCTGGCCTTCGCCGACGGCAACGCCTTCGGCGTCACCACCTGGGTGCCGCTGCTGCCGCCCATCGGCTTCGTGGGTTATCTTTCGACGCCCGAGATGATCGGCGCCGTGCTGCCTCACGCCTGGCTGTTGACGCGGGATCCGAAATACCTCGCCGCCGCCGTGCGCGCCTGCCAGTTCTCAGCGGGGGCAAACCCCGACAACCGCGCGCTCACCATGAGCCTCGGCCCGGACCCGGTCCGCTTCCCGCTTCACATTGACAGTTGGGTGACGGGCCAGCCCGCTCCCGCCGGCATCACGGTCTACGGCATCAGCGACCCGGCCGAGAACTTCGGCTTCGACGCCTGGGCGCACACCTGGTACCTCCAGAAGATGGTCCCCGGCTCGCGCACCTGGCCCGCCCACGAGAGCTACTGGGATATCTACCTGGTGCCCTCGACCAACGAGTACACCATTCACCAGACCATCATCCCCACGGCCTTCTACTGGGGCTTCCTGGCCGCGCGCGACAACTGA
- a CDS encoding carbohydrate ABC transporter permease: MKTKTARQYRIRRLAFKAFLYALAIGLSVSFLFPVVWAFGASFKPLSEVYRFPPTFFSWPPRWQNYPEALSKLPFAQFIANTFVITLGSMIGQVLSASLVGYAFARLRWKWREFWFVCLLATMMLPGQVLLIPHYLIFKNLGWVNTYKPLIVPSWLGGGAFFIFLFRQFFKGIPSELEDAARIDGAGDFQIYWRIFLPLAKPILVTVAIMSFIGHWKEFMGPLIYLSDYERYPIALGLRMYQQVEGGSFVHYLMAASVVGLFPLLVLFFFAQRYITKALLLTGSKA, encoded by the coding sequence ATGAAGACAAAGACGGCCAGACAGTACCGGATTCGCCGCCTGGCCTTCAAGGCGTTTCTCTACGCCCTGGCCATCGGGCTCTCCGTCTCATTCCTGTTTCCTGTGGTCTGGGCATTCGGAGCGTCGTTCAAGCCGCTTTCCGAGGTCTACAGGTTTCCGCCCACGTTTTTCTCGTGGCCGCCGCGGTGGCAGAACTACCCCGAAGCCCTCTCGAAGCTGCCCTTCGCACAGTTCATCGCCAACACATTCGTCATTACCCTCGGCTCGATGATCGGCCAAGTGCTCTCGGCCTCGCTCGTGGGCTATGCTTTCGCCCGCCTGCGCTGGAAGTGGCGCGAATTCTGGTTCGTGTGCCTCCTCGCCACCATGATGCTCCCCGGCCAGGTGCTGCTGATCCCTCACTACCTGATCTTCAAGAACCTGGGCTGGGTGAACACCTACAAGCCGCTCATTGTGCCGTCGTGGTTGGGCGGAGGGGCGTTCTTTATCTTTCTCTTCCGCCAGTTCTTCAAGGGCATCCCGAGCGAGCTCGAGGATGCCGCCCGCATTGACGGAGCCGGCGACTTCCAGATCTACTGGCGCATTTTCCTCCCGCTTGCCAAGCCCATCCTCGTCACGGTGGCCATTATGAGTTTCATCGGCCACTGGAAGGAGTTCATGGGCCCGCTCATCTACCTGTCCGACTACGAGCGCTACCCGATCGCCCTGGGCCTGCGGATGTACCAGCAGGTTGAGGGCGGGTCTTTCGTCCACTACCTCATGGCCGCCAGCGTCGTCGGCTTGTTCCCATTGCTCGTTCTCTTCTTCTTCGCCCAGCGGTATATCACCAAAGCCTTGCTGCTCACAGGCTCCAAGGCATGA